In Streptomyces sannanensis, the DNA window GGCCGGGGGTGTTCACCCCGCTCGGGACGTCGGCCCGCTGACGGCGCCTGGCCGGCGTCCGGCCAGGCGGCCGCTCATGAGCATGGTCATGGACCACAGCATGGCCTGATGCATGGCGGGCAGTGTCTCGTAGTCGCGCACCAGACGGCGTGAGCGCATCAGCCAGCTCAGCGTTCTCGTGACGTAGCGAGAGCCAGCATGCCCGGTCCTGGAGCATTTCGCGGGGCTGCAGAGCCTGAGATCTTCTACAGCCCGTGGTGACGGTTAACGCAAAGCGCAGCCGACGCCGCAGCGCCGACGTTCACTCGTACTGGTGATGGACGAGCCTCTTACAGAGCAGTGCTTTGCGGGAGAGCAGTTGGGTTTCCGCCCACATCCGTCAGACGGCACCTACGGCAGAGCCAGCTCCAACTCGGCGCTGAGTGCCGCGATCCGTGGGCTCCCGGTCAACTCGCCCCTCCGAATAGAACCCCCACTCCTCTGCCTCTCTACCCCACCTTGCAAGCTGCCCCAGTCGATTGCGCGGGGCATCCAGCTGCCGCGTACGGCGCCGGCGCCGCGGTCAAGGGGTCACAGCGCCTGATCTGTGACGGCGCGCCCGCGCGAGTCCGACCCCCGTGACCTGCGGTGACGAGGCACCATGCGTTCAAGACTTTGCGACTCAGGGGGTGCGGCCATGGAGGTGGGCGAGGACGGTGGCCGGCCAAGGGGTCTTTGACCGAAGCGAAAGGGGGTCGGCGAGGAGGACCACACTTGGCGGATGGGAGCGAGCCGGCCCCTTTACCGAGTCAAAGCCATCGCTGCCGGTCCGCGGGCCGGGGAGCGACCGGATCGGGCGACCCCCGGTCAATCCCAGGTTGACGCCTACCCGGGTCGGTGGGAGCTCTGGGAGCGGAAGAGGGCTCCCAGAGCGCTCCCAAAAACGCTTCAGGGGCCGTTCGCAAACGGCCCCTGAAGTGCGACATCACTGTCGGGACGACAGGATTTGAACCTGCGACCCCTTGACCCCCAGTCAAGTGCGCTACCAAGCTGCGCCACGTCCCGGTGCCCGCTCTGACCTGGGGTTTCCCCTGGCCGAACGCGCATGAGAACCATACAACATTCCGGGCGGGAGTCCGACTCCATCGCCTCGCGGCCCGTCAATTGGTGTGAGAATCGGTGCATGAACAGCGTGCAGCGGGACCGCGATGCGCAGGGCCGGGCGCGCAGTGCACGTCCTCGTGACGGGCTGGGACGGCCGCTGCCCTACGGTGCGCCGGGCGTGGCCCGGCAGCCCGAAGGGGTGGTCCGCTCCCCCGCGGAGACGGTGCGGGAGGCGCAGCGGCTGCTCGACGCGGGGATGCCCTTCCATGCGCACGAAGTGTTCGAGGACGCGTGGAAGACCGGGCCCGCGGCGGAGGCCGGACTGTGGAAGGGGCTGGCCCAGCTCGCGGTGGGGCTGACGCACGCGGCCCGGGGCAATGCGGCAGGGGGCTCGGCGCTGCTGGCCCGGGGTGCCGAGTCGATCGCGGCGTTCCGGGACGTACGGCCGTACGGGATCGATGTCGAAGGGCTGACCGGCTGGGCGCGTGAACTGGCCGGGGTACTGGACCGGGACGGCCGGCCGGTGTCGGCCGTGGACTGGGCGCCGCGGATCACGGGCTGACACAGACCGTTCCGGGCGTACGGTGACCGTGCGCCCCTCGGCGGCGCGTTCGCGCAGGTGGACGAGTGATTCCGGGATGTCAGCAGCCCCTGGGCACACCGCGTGGCGAGCTCCGCACAGTGGCGAGGAATTGTGCCGCGGGGCATCGATCTCGCAGTCGTACCACGCAGTTGAGGGCTCAGTACTGCGGCCGACCGCAGCGGCTCTGCCTGACCGTGGCATTGCCGGTGGCCGGGTACACCCGCGGACGACGTGGGCCTGGCCGGGACGGGACGGGCCAGGCCCGGACGGGACAGGCCCGGACGGGACGGGACGGGCCAGGTTGACGGGCCAGGCCCGGACGGGACGGGACGGGCCAGGTCGGGACGGCGGCCATGCCGGCGCCGGGCGCCTCCTCCCGGGGCGGCCCTGTTTTCACAGCGGGGCGGGCCCCATCATCGAAGGAGGGGGGACGACCGACGATCGACTGATCGACGAGGAGTGGCGATGAGGCTGTCGTTCCTGGAGCCCCTCTACGCCGAGCCGGGCCCGTTCGCCTCCGTGTACCTGGACACCTCCCGCGACGTCCAGCATCCGGAGCGGGCGATCGCGCTGCGCTGGCGGCGGTTGCGCGACGTCCTGGCCCGTCAGGGCATCGACCGGGCCTCGCTGACCGCCATGGAGCAGGTGGTGGGGGCGGACACGGAAGTGCCCGGGACCCACGGGCAGGCCATCTTCGCCGCGCACGGAACCCTGGTGTTCGACGGGGAGCTGCCGGTGCCGCCGACGCACGACTCCGCGCGCTACGGCACGCTGCCGGACGCGATGCCGCTCGTGGCCCAGCATGTGCCCGAGATCCCCTATCTGGCGGCGGTCGTGCACTACAGCGGTCTGCCCACCGCCGAGACCGTGGGCTGGGTGACGGTGGAGGCCGAGACCGGCGTGTGGCCCGCCTCCACTGTCACCCCGGGTGAGCGGCTGCATCAGCGGGTGCCGGTGGGCGAGTGGCACCGTTCCGCCGTCCGGCTCGGCCATCGGCTGGACCAGTGGGCACGACGCGACCACGCCGACGCCGTCGTCCTGGGCGGGGACGACTGGGCGTGCAATGTGCTGGCCCGCCGGCTGCCGGAGAGGCTGCACCACCGGGTCGTACGTGTCGGGGGCCCGACGCCCACGGACACCGGGCGGGCCCTGCTGGAGCCGCAGCTCGACAGTGTGTTCCGCGGCCACATGGCCCGGCACGACTGGGCCCTCGTGGAGAAGTTCATCGCGCGGCGGGCCCGGGACGGGGCCATGGCCGAGGGCCTGGCCGCCACCGTCGCCGCCCTCCAGCGCGGCCAGGTCTCGGCGCTGCTGCTGAACCACCCCCCGGAGTCCTCGCTACGCCTCTGGGCGGGCCCGGAGCCCACCCAGCTGGCCCTGACCGAGGAGGAGCTGAGCTCGTTCGGCGTGCGGGCACCTCACGAGGAGCGTGCCGAGGAGGCCCTGGTCCGGGCCCTCGTGGGTACCGGCGCCGAACTGGTCGTCGTACCGGAGCAGGTGCTGCCGCTGCAGGACGGGGTGGGGGCGCTGCTCCGCTACACCGATCCGGGGACACCGTCCTGAGGGCGTCCCTGGACGACCCGGATCCGGGTCTCAGGGCTGACCCTGATGCCCTGGGCTTCCGGCACGTCTAGCGTGGACTTCACCGGCACCGCTCCGTGGACGGCATACACGGGGGTACTTGGGGGAACGTCGTCCCCGGAGCGGACAGCCGAGGCATATGCCGGTCAGGCACGCAAATACGTCAGCACGGCCATCACCCGGCGATGGTCCATGAGGTCCGCCTCCAGCAGCAACTTGGTGAAGATGTTCCGTACATGCGTCTCCACCGTTTTGCCGCCGATGACCAGTTGCTGCGCGATGGCCTCATTGGACCGTCCCTCGGCCATCAGCGCGAGCACCTCGCGCTCCCTGGCGGTGAGCCCGTCGAGCGGGCCGGGGGCGCGTGGTGCGTCCATCAGCCGGGCGACGACCGCTGGGTCCACGACGGTGCCCCCGGCGGCGACGCGTTTCAGGGCACTGCCGAGTTCGTCGATGTCCGAGATACGTTCCTTGAGCAGGTAGCCGAAGCCGTGCGGGTCCTGGGCGAGGGCGCGTACGGTGCCGGCTGTCTCGACGTACTGCGACAACAGCAGCACGCCTGTACCCGGGTGGCCGGCGCGGATGGCGGCCGCCGCGCGGATGCCCTCGTCGGTGTGGGTCGGGGGCATCCTGATGTCCAGCAGGACGGCGTCCGGCCGGTGCGCGGCGACCAGGCCGAGCAGCGGGACCGTGTCGCCGCAGTGCGCGGGCACCTCGAAGCCCTCGTCGGTGAGGAGCCGGACCATCCCCTCCCGCAGAATCGCCGAGTCCTCGGCCACGATCACCCGCACGGCAGCTCCGCTCTGATCCTGGTCCCGCCGCCGACGGGACTGTGTACGTGAAGGACGCCGTCGACGGCGGCGAGCCGGTCCGCGAGACCGAGCAGCCCGGTGCCGCGCGCGGTGTCGGCGCCGCCGATGCCGTCGTCGACCGTCTCGATCACCAGTCTGCCGTCGCGGTACCGGGCGGAGACGCTGACCGCCTTCGCCCGCGCGTGCTTGGCGGCGTTGGACAGGGCCTCGCAGACGGTGAAGTATGCCGTGGACTCGACGACCGGGTCGTAGCGCCGGGGCTCGGCCGCGACCACGACCGGCAGTTCGGCCTGCTCCGCCAGCGCCATGAGTGCGGGGCCGAGGCCTTCGCGGGTGAGGACGGCCGGGTGGATGCCGTGTGCGATGCCGCGCAGCTCCTCCAGGGCGAGCTTCAGACTGCGCTCGACCTCGGCGACGGAGCGGCGCAGTGAGTCGTCCGGGTGGTCGGCGAGGCCCTTGTCCACCCGGCGCAGCGCCATCAGCGCGAAGACCAGGCGGGCCTGGGCACCGTCGTGCAGGTCCCGTTCCAGCCGCTTGCGTTCGGTGTCGGCGGCGCGGACGATGCGCGAGGTGACCTCCTTGGCGCGATTGCGCAGCCAGACGTTCTCCAGCGCCAGCCGTAGGGACGCGGCCACGGCCTCCAGCAGCTCGGGGTCCTCGGCGAGCGCCGGATCGTGTCTCAGCAGCGCCAGCGCGGTGCCGCGGGAGGAGTCGACCCGGGTGCAGCCGGCGCCGGCGGCGCGTACCGTCCGGCCGTCGCTGTCGAGGTACGCGTCCTGCTCCTCGTGCCACAGTGCGAGCCGCAGCGTGGGGTCGCCGAGCACTCGGGCGAGGGCCTCGCGCAGCCGTCCCGGGTCGGGGTCGGCGCCCACCTCTATGACGAGGCCGCTCACCTCGGCCCGCTGGAGCTGCATCCGCAGCAGACCGGCGAGGAAGGCGATGGGCACCGCGGTCTGGGTGAGGTCGGAGAGCAGGTAGAACGCCTCCTGGGCCGGCCCGCTCAGGGTGGGCAGCAGATACAGCACCAGGTCCCAGACGAGGAAGGACGTCGCGATGGCGATGGCGATCCAGGCCGGAAGGAGCGCTCGCCGCCGTGCGACGGAGGCGCGCTGCCAGCGGCGTACGATCAGCGCCACCATCACCATGGACACCACGAAGCCGACGGCGCGGAAGGCGCCGTCGACGTAGTCGAAGAGGTATGTGGCTCCGGGGACCAGCAGCGGATTGGGGCCGCAGTCGCGGCAGTCCAGATAGGTGGTGCCGGTCGCGACGGCCGGATCGAACGTCAACGCCCGCAGCAGTCCGCCCACGGCGACGAGCCCGTACCCGAAGAACACCAGGCGCCGGGTCGGCACCGTGGTGAGCCGTCCGTCGGGGAAGGAGACCACCAGGTGGAGGAGGACGGCCGCATTGAGCCCCTCCCACCAGGCGCCCGCGGCGAAGAGCGCGGGCACTCCGGTGCCCTGCAGATTGCCGAGGAACCAGGTGATCCCCTCGGCGGCCATCAGCACGCCGGTGCGGTTCGCGGGCCGGCGCCACCAGGCCACGATCCCCGCGGCCGCGTACGCCCAGCCCACGGCCAGGTCCCGCGCCACGTCACCCGCCGACCCGCCGGCCCTCGCATACGCCCAGCCGCCGATCGTCCCCGACGCGACGGCCGCAGCCGCCGCCACGCCCAGCCGGAGCCGCAAGGCCCGCTTCCCCTGCGTCTTCACCGGCCACACGGTAGGCCATGGCCGGAGCGGTCGGACACGGCGCGACGGATGGTCCCGGCCGCCCGGATGGCGGTTCCCGCCGTGCGGTGCCGCCGCGGGCGGCCGAGGCTGGGGGCGACTGCGGCCGGAACGGCCTTCGACGAACGCTGAGGGAAACAGGTCATGGACTACACCAAGCTGTCGCCCGCACTGGCGGCGACGTACGAGCGCTACCAGCAGGAGGGCCGCGCGCGAAGCCCGCTCACGCGCCAGGCCCGGATGCTCGGCCTCGTCTCCGTACGGGAGGAAGCGAAGCCGGTGCGTGTCGTGGTCTCGCTGGAGTGCGATCCCGACGCCACTCTGGAAGGCAGTCTGAGCGACGGGATCGAGCTCAACCAGGGCGGCAGAAGGGTGCGCACCGCCATCGTCCCCCTGGACGAACTCCAGCGGCTCTCCATGCACCCCGGCGTCAAGCGCATCGTGCCGGCCACGCAGCTGCGCCCCTGCCTGAACCTCGCACAGGCGAAGGTCGCCGTGCCGGAGTTCCGGCTGAACACCGGACTCACCGGCAAGGGCGTCGTCGTCGGCATCGTCGACAGCGGTATCGACCCCCTGCACCCGGCGTTCTCGGGACGGATCGACCGGATCTGGGACCAGACGATGCTCGGCGGTACCGGTGTTCCGGAGGGCAAGTACGGTGCGGAGTTCACCAATGCCGGGATGACGATGGCCACCCTGTCCCGCGACACCGAAGGCCACGGCACCCATGTCGCCGGCATCGCCGCGGGTGTGGACGGCGTCGCCCCCGAGGCGCGTATCGTCATGGTCAAGACGGACTTCCAGGACGCGCACATCATCGACGGTATCCAGTACATCTTCCGGGTGGCGCGCGACCTCGATCTGCCCGCGGTGGTCAACCTCAGCCTGGGCGGGCACTTCGATCCCCATGACGGCACCGACCCGATGTCCCTCGCCATCGAGGAGGAGACGGGCCCGGGCAGGATCGTGTGCTGCGCCGCCGGCAACGAGGGGGACGACGACCTCCACGCCCGGTTCACCGTCACGGACGGCGCCGTCCGCTCGGTCCCCTGCCACCCCGGCAGCTTCCTGGGCGGGGCGGACATCTTCTGGCTCAACGGCTGGTACCCGGGCAACGACCGTCTCGAGATCGCCATGGCGTCCCCGTCCGGGGCCACGACTCCCTTCCAGCCCGTCCGCACTTCCGGCACGCCGGTGAGCAACTTCGACCTGCCCGAGGGCAAGGTCCAGATCGTCACCCCGGGTCCCGACCCGGCCAACGGGGACCACAACTTCGTCGTGGTCGTGGAGCCCGGACCCGGCACCTCTCCCGGCACGTGGCAGCTGCTGGTCCGCGGAGCGCCGGGCGGCAGAGGCACGAGCCAGGTCGACGTATGGATTCTCGGCCGCCCGGAGGCCCGGCCGCAGCCGCAGTTCAGCGGCCCCGCCGTGAACGATGCGATCAAGGTCGGATCCCCCGGTGCCGCTTCCTCGGCGATCACCGTCGCCGCCTTCACCACGCGCAAGGAGTGGCGGGACATCGACGGGAACGACCGGGAGGCCCTGGGGCTGCGGCTCGACGACATCGCCGGCTTCAGCAGCGAGGGCCCGCGCCGGGACGGGGCGCCCAAGCCGGACATCACCGCCCCGGGCGCAATGGTCATCTCGGCGCTGTCCCGCGACACCGTCGACATGCCCCGCAGCCTCATCACGAGTGTGGGCCATGTGGCCATGCAGGGGACCAGCATGGCCACGCCGTTCATCGCCGGGATTGCCGCGCTGCTGCTCCAGCGCGACCCGGGCTGCGATCCCCGTAAGTTCCTGGACATGCTGAGGGCGAATGCCACGATTCCGGGCGGCACGCCCGGAGCCTTCAACCCCAAGTGGGGTCACGGGCTGCTCAAGGCCACCCACCTGTGAGCGTGTGACCATCGGCTGATGGACTATCGCAAACTCGACGCCTCCCTCGCCGCGGCGATCGACGCCAAGGAGAGCGCTCCGGACGCCCGGGAACTGTCCGTCCTCGTACGACTCGCGGAGCCGCCTTCGGCCGCCCAGCTGGAGCAGCTCCGCGGGTCCGGGGTGGACGGCGCGGCCCCCGGGCGCACGGTGCAGACCGGCACGCTCTCCCGCCGGGACGTCGAGGCACTCTCCGCCCAGACCTGGGTGCTCTCCCTCACGTTGTCCGCTGCACGGCGCCCGCTGCTGTAAGGAGCGGGCGCTCCGGGGCCGCTGACGGACTCGTCAGCGGCCCCGACCCGCCGAAGACACCAGGAGTGACTCACACCACGGGAGGCCGGGACTTGCCCGGCACCCCCCTCCAGCGATTTACTAGGACATCCTAGTAACTTACCGACGGTGACCAGATGTACGCGCGGTCCGTGACCGCGGCAGACGGTCATATGGAGGAAAGCGTGTCCGCTGACAACGCAGCCGCGCAGCTGTACCGAGCGAAGCATCCCGTACGGTTCGTCACCGCGTCGAGCCTCTTCGACGGGCACGACGCCTCGATCAACATCATGCGGCGCATCCTGCAGTCCCAGGGCGCGGAGGTGGTGCACCTCGGGCACAACCGCTCGGTCGGCGAGGTGGTGAACGCGGCCCTGGAGGAGGACGTCCAGGGCGTGGCCGTCAGCTCCTACCAGGGCGGGCACATCGAGTACTTCGAGTACCTGATGGAGCAGCTCCGCGAGCGCGGCGCCGGCCATGTGAAGGTCTACGGAGGCGGGGGCGGCGTCATCGTCCCCGAGGAGATCGAGCGGCTCGCCCGCTCCGGCGTGCGCATCTTCTCCCCCGAGGACGGCCAGCGCCTCGGCCTGGCCGGCATGATCAACTCGATGGTCGAGGAGTGCGACAGCGCGCTCTGGGACGTGGCCCCGGCCGGTCTCACGGCCGTCCTCGCCGGGGAGCGTCCGGCGCTCGCGCGGCTGATCACCGGCCTGGAGGCGGGCGCGGTCCCGGAGGCGGACCTGCACACGCTGCGCGAGGCGGCTGCCGCGCGCCCGGTCCCGGTTCTGGGAATCACCGGCACGGGCGGATCGGGCAAGTCCTCGCTCACCGACGAGCTGGTACGGCGGCTGCGCACCGACCAGCAGGACAAGCTGCGCGTGGCCGTCCTGGCCGTCGATCCCACCCGACGACGTGGCGGCGGTGCGCTGCTGGGCGACCGTATCCGGATGAACAGCCTGGACGGCGACCGGGTCTTCTTCCGCTCGCTCGCCACGCGCGGCAGCCACGAGGTCCCCGACGGCCTGCAGGACACGATCGCCGCCTGCAAGGCGGCCGGATACGACCTGGTCATCGTGGAGACCCCGGGCATCGGACAGGGCGACGCCGCCATCGTCCCCTACGTCGACATCTCGCTGTATGTGATGACGCCCGAGTTCGGCGCGGCCTCGCAGCTGGAGAAGATCGACATGCTCGACTTCGCCGATGTCGTGGCCATCAACAAGTTCGAGCGTCGCGGCGCCCAGGACGCCATGCGGGACGTCAGCCGTCAACTGGTCCGCAACCGGGAGGCGTTCAGCTCGCGCCCCGAGGACATGCCGGTCTACGGCACCAGCGCGGCGACCTTCAACGACGACGGCGTCACCGCCCTCTACCAGCACCTGCGCGGCCTGCTCACCGAGCGCGGTCTCCCGGCGCAGGCCGGAGCCCTCGCCGAGGTGTCGGTGCGTCACTCCAGCGGCGCGGCCCAGATCGTGCCCCCGGCACGGGTGCGGTACCTCGCGGAAATCGCCGAGGGCGTACGTCGCTACCACGCCGACACCGCCGCCCAGTCCGAGGCGGCCCGGCGGATCCAGGCCCTGACCTCGGTCCGCGACGAGCTGGACGCGGCCGGCGCGGAGGCGGGTTCCGCCGATGTCGCCCGGCTCCTGGACGACGCCCGGGACCGGC includes these proteins:
- a CDS encoding sensor histidine kinase; translated protein: MKTQGKRALRLRLGVAAAAAVASGTIGGWAYARAGGSAGDVARDLAVGWAYAAAGIVAWWRRPANRTGVLMAAEGITWFLGNLQGTGVPALFAAGAWWEGLNAAVLLHLVVSFPDGRLTTVPTRRLVFFGYGLVAVGGLLRALTFDPAVATGTTYLDCRDCGPNPLLVPGATYLFDYVDGAFRAVGFVVSMVMVALIVRRWQRASVARRRALLPAWIAIAIATSFLVWDLVLYLLPTLSGPAQEAFYLLSDLTQTAVPIAFLAGLLRMQLQRAEVSGLVIEVGADPDPGRLREALARVLGDPTLRLALWHEEQDAYLDSDGRTVRAAGAGCTRVDSSRGTALALLRHDPALAEDPELLEAVAASLRLALENVWLRNRAKEVTSRIVRAADTERKRLERDLHDGAQARLVFALMALRRVDKGLADHPDDSLRRSVAEVERSLKLALEELRGIAHGIHPAVLTREGLGPALMALAEQAELPVVVAAEPRRYDPVVESTAYFTVCEALSNAAKHARAKAVSVSARYRDGRLVIETVDDGIGGADTARGTGLLGLADRLAAVDGVLHVHSPVGGGTRIRAELPCG
- a CDS encoding response regulator transcription factor; the encoded protein is MIVAEDSAILREGMVRLLTDEGFEVPAHCGDTVPLLGLVAAHRPDAVLLDIRMPPTHTDEGIRAAAAIRAGHPGTGVLLLSQYVETAGTVRALAQDPHGFGYLLKERISDIDELGSALKRVAAGGTVVDPAVVARLMDAPRAPGPLDGLTAREREVLALMAEGRSNEAIAQQLVIGGKTVETHVRNIFTKLLLEADLMDHRRVMAVLTYLRA
- a CDS encoding S8 family peptidase, translating into MDYTKLSPALAATYERYQQEGRARSPLTRQARMLGLVSVREEAKPVRVVVSLECDPDATLEGSLSDGIELNQGGRRVRTAIVPLDELQRLSMHPGVKRIVPATQLRPCLNLAQAKVAVPEFRLNTGLTGKGVVVGIVDSGIDPLHPAFSGRIDRIWDQTMLGGTGVPEGKYGAEFTNAGMTMATLSRDTEGHGTHVAGIAAGVDGVAPEARIVMVKTDFQDAHIIDGIQYIFRVARDLDLPAVVNLSLGGHFDPHDGTDPMSLAIEEETGPGRIVCCAAGNEGDDDLHARFTVTDGAVRSVPCHPGSFLGGADIFWLNGWYPGNDRLEIAMASPSGATTPFQPVRTSGTPVSNFDLPEGKVQIVTPGPDPANGDHNFVVVVEPGPGTSPGTWQLLVRGAPGGRGTSQVDVWILGRPEARPQPQFSGPAVNDAIKVGSPGAASSAITVAAFTTRKEWRDIDGNDREALGLRLDDIAGFSSEGPRRDGAPKPDITAPGAMVISALSRDTVDMPRSLITSVGHVAMQGTSMATPFIAGIAALLLQRDPGCDPRKFLDMLRANATIPGGTPGAFNPKWGHGLLKATHL
- a CDS encoding DUF309 domain-containing protein; the protein is MNSVQRDRDAQGRARSARPRDGLGRPLPYGAPGVARQPEGVVRSPAETVREAQRLLDAGMPFHAHEVFEDAWKTGPAAEAGLWKGLAQLAVGLTHAARGNAAGGSALLARGAESIAAFRDVRPYGIDVEGLTGWARELAGVLDRDGRPVSAVDWAPRITG